The Deinococcus sp. YIM 134068 sequence CCGAAGTCGAGTTGTTCTTGCCCCCGTACGGTACGAGGTCCGCCGCCCGCTCACAAGACCGGGACGCACAGAACACACAGGGCCTTCTATGGCATTCGACCTGTAGCCTTCGACAAGGGCGAAGCTGAATGCGCTGTGGGGGAACAGGACCTCCCGCCGGGCGGCCACGCGTTGCCCGTCCGGCTTCAGGCGGTCGGAGCGCCGCCGGACTGCCACTGCCGCTGCCACTGCCGCTGCCGCTGCCACTGCCGCTGTTGGCCGCTGCATCCAGGCGGCACCCAAAAGGACGAACCCGCCTCGTCAGGCGGGCTTTTCTTGGTGGAGTCGAGGGGGATCGAACCCCTGACCTCGTCATTGCGAACGACGCGCTCTCCCAGCTGAGCTACGACCCCGTTTTCATCACCCGCGCGCGGGCGAGGGAGAATCTAGCACGGCTTTTCCCGGCCCGCAAGGGGGCCGCTGTGGAGGCCATCACCGCGCGCCGGGGGAGGGCGGGGGTACACTCCGGCCCATGACGCGCCCGACCCCCGAGGCTACCCCCCCCGCCGCCAGCGGCCAGCCCGGCTCGCCGGACGCCCGGTACGCCTACAAGTTCGGCCAGGAGGGCATTACCTTCGACGACGTGTTGCTGCAACCCCGGCACTCGACGGTCCTGCCGCACGAGGTCAGCGTGGAGACGCAGCTCACGCGGCGGGTGCGGCTGAACATCCCCTTCGTGTCGGCGGCGATGGACACCGTGACCGAGACGGCGATGGCGGTGGCGATGGCGCGCGAGGGCGGCCTCGGCATCCTCCACAAGAACATGGGCGTGGACGCGCAGGCCGAGATGGTCCGCAAGGTCAAACGGTCCGAGAGCGGCATGATCGTGGACCCCATCACCCTGCCCCCGACCGCCACGGTGGGCGACGCCGAGCGCCTGATGGGCGAGTACAAGATCAGCGGCGTGCCCATCACCGACCCCACCGGGCGGCTCCTCGGCATTATCACCAACCGCGACATGCGCTTCGTGGGGGACCTGGGCACGCCCATCACCGACGTGATGACCCGCGAGAACCTCGTCACCGTGCCGGTCGGCACCACGCTGGAGGAGGCGCAGGAGATTTTCAAGCGCCACCGCATCGAGAAGCTGCTCGTCACAGATGCGGAGGGGTTCCTCAAGGGACTGATCACCATCAAGGACCTCACCAAGCGGGTGAAGTACCCGCGCGCGGCGAAGGATGCGCTGGGCCGCCTGCGCGTCGGCGCGGCCATCGGCGTGGGGGCCGACCTGATGGACCGGGCCGGGGCGCTCGTCGCGGCGGGGGCGGACGTGCTGGTGCTCGACAGCGCCCACGGCCATAGCCAGGGCATCCTGAACGCGCTGTCGCGGGTGAAGGAGAACTTCGATGTAGACGTAATAGCTGGGAATATTGCTACAAGAGCTGGAGCGCGTGATCTGATTTTCGCCGGTGCAGACGCAATAAAATGCGGCATCGGTCCAGGTTCGATCTGCACTACACGTATTGTTACGGGCGTCGGCGTTCCCCAGATTACCGCCATCTTCGAGGCGTCCGCCGCCGCGCTGGAGGCGGGCATCCCCGTCATCGCGGACGGCGGCATCAAGCAGACGGGCGACGTGCCGAAGGCGATTGCCGCCGGGGCGAGCGCCGTCATGATGGGGTCCATGCTCGCGGGCACCGACGAGGCCCCCGGCGAGGTCGTGTTGCGCGATGGTCGCCGCTACAAGAGTTACCGGGGCATGGGCAGCCTGGGCGCGATGGACCAGGGGTCGAGCGACCGCTACTTCCAGAGCGGCAGCCGCAAGTTCGTCCCCGAGGGCATCGAGGGCATCATCGCCTACCGGGGCACGGCGGGCGAGGTGCTCTACCAGTTCGTCGGCGGGCTAAGGAGCAGCATGGGTTACTGTGGCGCTCCCGATCTCGACGCCCTGCGCGATACCGCCCAGTTTGTCCGCATCACGGGCGCGAGCCTCGTGGAGAGCCACCCCCACGGGGTCACGATTACGAAGGAGTCGCCGAACTACGGGGGGAAGTGAGGGGCAGGCGCGTGGGGCTTGTAGCTTGTAGAGAAAGGCGTGGAGCGAAGACGGTTCTTCTGCGCTTTTTCCACAAGCCACGAGCGACGAGCCACAGGCCCTGAATCCCGTCCCAACTTCCACACCCCACACCCCACATCCCACTACCCTGTTCCCGTGAAGCGTCTCCTCACTGCCCCGCGCGAACCCGTCAACGCCCTCACCCACTGGGGCGGGGCGCTGGCGGCGCTCGTGGTGCTGGGGCCGCTGCTGTGGTGGGCAGATGCGCGGGGAATGAGCCTGTGGCCCTTCCTCGTTTTCGGGCTGAGCATGGTGGGGCTGTACGCGGCGTCGGCGAGCTACCACTCCTTCCGGGGAGGCGAACGCGGGTTGCGGTGGCTGCGGAAACTCGACCACGCGGGCATCTTCCTGCTCATCGCCGGGAGCTACACGCCCGTCGCGTACTACGGCCTGGACGGCGTGTGGCGCGACGCCGTGCTGTGGGTGATCTGGGGCATCGCCGTCACGGGCATCATTCTCAAGCTCGTCACCATGCGGTTGCCGCGCTGGGTCAGCACGCTGCTGTACGTCGGCATGGGCTGGATTTCCCTCGGGTTGTTGCCGCAACTCGCGCGCAATCTGCCCGCCGCCGCGATTCTCTGGCTGGCGGTGGGGGGAGTGCTGTATTCCATCGGGGCCGTCATCTACGGGACGCGGCGCTGGAATCCGCGCCCCGGCTTCGGCTTCCACGAAATCTGGCACCTGTTCGTCCTCGGCGGGACAGGCGCGCATGTGGCGATGATGTTTCACCTGCGCTGATCAGGGATTCGTGCTGAACGGCCCCGTGAGAAGGCGTTCAAGGCCGCGTTTCGACTTGCCTGATGCTCGGGAGAGGGCCGTCAAGCGGGGCGAGCCTTAAGCGAAACCTTGTGTATGCGGGGGGGTGAGGTGGATAGGCTGCCCGCAATCCGACTTCTTCGGGTCGGTGGCCTTTTCCCGGAGGTTTCCCCCATGTTCCTACGCATCGACAAGCTCCAGTTCGACCTGCCCCTTCCCAACGAGAAGAACCCCAACGCCGCCGCCACCGTGCAGGAGCTGTTCGGCGGGCGCTTCGGGGAGATGTCCACCCTGATGAACTACATGACTCAATCCTTCAACTTCCGGGGGAAGAAGGAACTCAAGCCGTACTACGACCTGATTTCCAACATCGCCGCCGAGGAGCTGGGCCACATCGAACTCGTCGCCGCGACGATCAACGCGCTGCTCGCCGGGCCGGACGTGAAGAGCCGCGAGGAACCCGTCGACCCGACGACCACGCCGCTCGACTTCGCGGTGGGGATGCGGAACGCCCAGAACTTCATCGCGGGCGGCCCCGGCGCGATGGTGCAGGACTCCCGCAACATCCCCTGGACGGGCGACAACGTGTTCTCCAGCGGCAACCTCGTCCTCGACCTGCTGCACAACTTCTTTCTGGAGAGCGGCGCGCGGCAGCAGAAACTCCGCGTCTACGAGGCGGTGTCCGACCCGGTGGCGAAGGCGCTGACGGGCTACCTCCTCGTGCGCGGCGGCGTCCACCAGGTCGCCTACGCGAAGGCGCTGGAGACGCTGACCGGCGTGGAGATGACCAAGATGCTCCCGGTGCCCAAGATCGAGACGGCCAAGATTCCCGAATCCAAGCGGCTGATGGATCAGGGCATCCACCTCAAGCTCTACCGCTTCAGCCCCTCGGACTACACCGACATGGGCAAAATCTGGAAGGGACCGCACCCCGACGACGGGCAGGAAGTGTTCGTGACCGACGAACTGCCGAACGGCGGCGAGACGATGGACAGCGGGCACGACTCGGCGGAGTTCTCACCCGAGTACAGCATGGACGAGATCATGGAGATTGCGAAGAACCTGCACAAGAAGTCAGGACTGGCGGACTGAGGGGAGCGGCCAGCGGCCAGCTTTCAGCCGCCAGCAGAACATCAGGCGCACTTCTGACTCGTGCCCGCAAGTGCAAACCCCCGGCGGTGAACCGGGGGCTTTTCTTTGCTTGGACGAGGGCAACCTCAGAACAGCCCGACGATACCGAGGACCCACCGCTGCACGCTCCCGATGATGTTCCCAATCGGCCCCTGCGCGATGAAGATAAACAGCATCACGATGACGAAGCTGAAGGGCTGCGCCTCGAACTGGGCGAGGCTGCGACCCAGCGACGGCACGAGCGCCCCGATGATGCGGCTTCCGTCCAGCAGCGGGATGGGGATGAGGTTGAAGACGGCCAACACGATGTTGATGCTCAGCACGTACAGCAGCACCGTGACGACGACCGGATTGGACGGCAGGAAGCGCAGGAGCAGCGCGGCGATCAGGGCAATCAGGATATTGCTGATCGGCCCCGCCGCCGAGACCCAGAGCGTGCCCCACCTTCCCAGGTTGCGCGGGTTGATGGGCACCGGCTTGGCGAACCCGAAGCCCGCGATCAGGAGCAGCAGCGTGCCGAAGGGGTCGAGGTGTTTGATGGGGTTGAGCGTCACGCGCCCGAAGCGCCGGGGGGTGGAGTCGCCCAGTTTGTCGGCGGACCAGGCGTGCGCGAACTCGTGGACAGTGAGGGACAGCACGAGCGCCAGCGCGACGATGACGAACGCGGCGGGATTCGTGGTCAGGAGGCTCAGGAGCATATGGGGCGCATTGTACGGGCGGGCGTTCCTCCACACGGGATGACCCCTCACCGAGCCTCACGGCAGCAGCGCCGTCAGCGTCTGCACCCCCTCCACAGCGGCGCGGCGGCCCATTGCAAGCCACCGCTGAGAAAAAGCGTGGCCCATGCCAGCGCGGGTAGAAATGTTCCACGGAGCGGTCGGGGCAATTGGGGGGAGGGTGGCAGCACCCGGCCCACCGTCCACCCGAGGTCCAGTTGCGGCAGCGGCAGGAGATTGAAGGCCGCGTGCAGGGTCAGGGCGAGGGCGGCGCGGCCCAGCCCCAGGCCGATCACGTCGGCGGTGGTGGGCAGTGTCTGTTGTTGAAGCCGTTGCAGCAGGAGCAGCACGAGGGCACACGCGAGCAGCACGGGCGGGCCACTCAGCAGAACGGTGGCGGCGGACTGACCCCGCAGCGCCAGCAGCACCGGGCGGGGAAGGGCCACCCCGACGAGGAGGTACAGCGCCAGCCGCCACAGGCTGAGGTGGACGGCGGGTTCCGGCAGCCCGGAGCCTGACTGCACCGCGCTGGAATCACCCAGAGCGGCGGCGAGCCGGGCCTGCACCGTCCCCTTGAGAATCACGCCGAACAACGTCGCCGTCACGAGGACGAGCAGCAACAGCGGATCGGTGGTGATCAGGGTCAGGGGACCTATCAAGGGTGTCCGCTCAGGTAGGCGCTCAGGGCGGCGCGCTCCTCTTCCAGCGAGCGGACCCGCCCGGCCCGGCGCAACGCGGCGAGGTGCGCGAGGGCCGCCCCGACCGCCGGACCAGGTGGAACTCCGAGGGCCAGCACGTCCCGCCCGGTGAGGACCGGATAGGCGTCCGGGCGCAGCAGGGCGCGGAGAATACCTTCCGGTGAGGTGGGTGCGGCGGGTGCGTCCCCCAGCGCGCGGGCGAGGAGGGAGCCGGGTTTCTCCCCCAATCCCAGCCGGGCGGCGAGGGCGTCCGGGTCGGGCGCGGAGGAGAGGAGGGCCGCCGCGTAGGCCTGAGCGGGCACAGTTTGACCTGCCTCCTGCCGTGCGTCCAGCGCCTCCAGCCGTTCGAGTGCCCCACCGGGCAGGAGCGCCCCCGCCCCCCACTCCTCCAACACGCGGGCGGCCCGGCCCGGCCTCGGCTCGCCGAGCAACAGGCGCAACTCGGCGTGGAGGCGCGGCGTTCGTTCCGCCATCGCCAGCGCGCCTTGCACCTGCCGCAGCAACTCCGGGTGGGCCTCCAGCCCCAGCCGCCCGGCGAGTCGTGCCCCCCGGACGAGTCGGCTGGCGTCCTCGTGGAAGGAGGCGGGGTGAAGGGGCCGCAGCACCCGTGCACGCAGATCGTCCAGCCCGCCCACCTCGTCGAGGAGGGTCACGCCCCCTTCCGGGCCGATGACGAGTGCCAGCGCATTCAGGCCAAAGTCGCGCCGCCGCAGATCGTCCGTCAGGGTGCCGGGTTCGGGGACTGGATTCTCGCCGGGCACCGGGTAGCTCTCCCGCCGCGCCCGCACGAGGTCGGCGTGCCGTCCGTCCGGCAGGATCAGCGTCGCATTCCCGAACGCCGGGTGGACGACCGCTGGCAGGCCCGTCCCCGCCGTGAGATTCCCGGCGTCCGCGCCCTCCACCACCACGTCGAGGTCGAGGGGGGTGCCGCCGAGCAGCGCGTCGCGCACCGCCCCGCCGACGAGGGCGACCCGCGCCCCTGCCCCCGCCCGCCGCGCGAGGTCCGCGAGCCACACCCGGTCCTGTGGTTGGAGGTGCGCCCAGGTACGGGCCGCCAGCTCACCCACTGACCCGATCACTCACTGAAGGAACTGTCATCGAGCGTCACGTTCACCTTGCGCGTCTGCCCCGCGCGCACGACCGTCAGGCTCACGGTGTCGCCCTCCTGCTTGTCGATCAGGGCCGCCTGGAGGTCTTCGAGCGCGTCCACCTCTTCCCCGTCCACCCTCGTGATCACGTCGCCGCCGAGGGCGACCTGCCCGCCGGGGAACTCCCGCGCGTCCTGGGCACCTCGCAATCCGGCGCGGGCGGCGGGGGAGTTCGCCGTCACCTCGCCGACCACCAGCCCATTCTCCGGCAGGCTGAGTTCGCGCTTGCCCTCGCTGGAGAGCGCGCTCAGGCCCACGGGGATGGCCTGCCCCTGCGCCTGCACGACGAGGCCCGGCGTGATGCCCAGCCGGGGGGCGAAGACCAGGCCGCCGTTCGCTGCCTGAAGCCGGGGCAGGAGGTTCTTCGCCGCGTTGATGGGAATGGCGAAGCCCACGCCCGCGCTCTGCCCGGTGCCCGAGGCCGCCCCGGCGGGCGAGTAAATCTGCGTGTTGATGCCGATGACCCGGCCCGTGGAGTCGAGCAGCGGCCCGCCCGAGTTGCCGGGGTTGATCGCCGCGTCCGTCTGGATGGCCTTTTGCGTGATGCCCTCGCCGCTGCCGCTGCCGGAAAAGCCGATGGGAATCTGCCGCGCCGTGCTGCTCACGATGCCCTCGGTGACGCTGAACTCCAGCCCGAAGGGAGCGCCCATCGCCACCGCCTTCTGCCCGACCTTCAACGCGTCGCTGTTGCCGAGCGGGATGGGCCGGATGAGGTTGGCGGGCAGCCCCTCGGCGCGGATGAGCGCGAGGTCGTACTGCGGGGCGAGGCCGATCACGCGCGCCGGGACCGACTCCTCGCGGTCCATGACCCGGATGCGGATGCGGGCGGCGGCCCCCGAGCCGCCATCTCCCGCGACGACGTGGTAGTTGGTCAGGATGTCGCCCTGCGCGTTCACGAAAAAGCCGCTGCCGACGCCCTGCCGCACCTGCGTCTGCCCGCCGCCCCCGAACATCATCGCCATCGGGTCCTGCTCCACCACGTCCTGCTCGGTGGTGATGTACACCAGCCCCGGCTCGTAGCGCCCCACGATGTCGATGGTGTTGCGCTCGTTCTGGAGCCGCGCGGCGGCCTCGTTCACGGCCTGCCCGCCCGCGCTCGTCCCCGTCGTCTGCGTCCCGCTCTGCGTTTGCGTTTGCGTCTGCGCCCCCGACACCGGCACCTGATCGCGCAGCAGGGTTGCTCCCAGCCCCAGGCCCACCAGCACGAGCGTCGCCGCGAGGAGTGGTCGTTTCATGCCCGCATTATCCGCGCACGGGGAGGGGCGGACCTTGAGTCTCCGCCCACTTTCGCCGCTCGGGAACGGGGTCTCAACTCGGCGTTAACTGGAATAGGAGGGGGCCGAACATGGGTGATAAGTCCCGTGTTCGGCCCGACGCTTCAAACGGTCAACGGCGCGTCATCTCAACTTTGCCCGTGTCGTAGGCGTCGGAGATAATTAGCGACCTGTAGGTTCCGGCATATGTGGTGCCATTAAACTTCCCGGTGATGTCTACTGGGTGGGTGCTGAGGGCGTCCTCAATTCTCAGCACCCCAGTGTCGACGTTGCCGGAGACCGCGTTCTTGAAACTGCCGTCCGAGTTCTCGTATACCCCCGTCAGCTCGCCGGTCTGGGTCTGGGCTGTAATCGTCATAACGCCCGGAAAAGTCGAGTTGGACTGATCCTGAGTGAACCGGATGTCCCAGGTGCCGACAGCGGAGTAGGGCGCTGTAGCGGTGTTACACGAGGCCAGGACAGTGGCGAGTGTGCCGAGGAGCAGAAGCTTTCGCATACGGCCTCTGTATAGCAGCCCTACCGGATCGATCCATCGACATTTTCGCGGACGGTGGGGGAGGGCACCGGGGGTATTCCCTGCGGCGGGGGAGTCGTGTGGCCTCCGAGTTCCGCTCCCTACGCCCGCGCCCGCTCCTGCGCCGCGTCCAGCGTGGCGATCTCGGCGGGCGTCATCTGATAGTGCTCGCCGCACCAGTGGCAGACGATCTCCTGCCCGCCCTCCTCGATCATCTCCTGCCGCTCGCCGGGCGCGAAGAACTTCAGGCTGTCGAGCGCCTTCTCGCGCGAGCAGCGGCACTGGAAGCGGGCAGACTGCGCCTCGGCGGCCAGCGTGAGGTCCAGCCCCTCCGCCACGGTCTGCATCGTCTCCAGCAGGCTGCCCCGGCGCAGGTGGTCGGTGATCTGCCCCAGCGCCCGGACGTTCGCCTCCAGCCGCGCGAGCGTCTCGTCCTTCACGCCCGGCATCGCCTGAACGAGCAGTCCGCCCGCGCGCGCCACCCGACCCCCCTCCTCGTACACGCCCAGCAGCACGGCGTTGGGAATCTGCTCGGAGACGCCCAGGTAGGTACTCACGTCCTCGGCGATCTCACCGCTCACGAGTTCCACGCTGCCCGTGTACGGCTCGCCGTTGTCGAGGAGGCGGGTCACGGCCAGCTCTCCCTCGGTGCCCACGATGCCGCTCACGTCGAGCTTGCCGTCGCTCGCCCGCAGGGGCAGGTCGGCCCCCGGCTCGCGCACGTAGCCGCGCACCCGCCCGTCGGCGCTGCCCTCGGCCACGATCCAGCCCACACTTCCGCCCCCCTGCACGCGCACGGTCACGCGGCTGTCGGGCTTCTTGCCCAGCACCACGGCCAGCAGCGCCGAGGCCGCCAGCGTGCGCCCCAGCGCGGCGGTCGCCGTCTTGCTCAGGTGGTGGCGCGTTCGGGCCTCCTCCACGATGGCCGTCGCGTCGATGCCGACAAACCGCAGCGTCCCGCCCGCCGCCGTGCCGCGCAGCAGGAAAGACTGGGGATGGGTGTTCAAAGTCATTAGGAAATCTTACAAGAGGGCACTCAAGGTGGGTGTGGGGGGGCTTGCATTCGTGGCAGGGGATGGAGTTGGGTGCTCTGCCACCTCTGCCTTGAGCGTCGCATAAGCTTGCGCTCCCACGGTCGCGCTTTCTCACCGATCTTGAGACGACCCGTAGACGAACTTCATGCGTTGCATCTACCCTGTGCCCGCGAAGGCGAGGGATGAGACGGCGTTTTTATAAATTTCTCGTCTCTACCGTGCATTTGGGCACAAAGAGGCGTCGCCGGATGCCCGGCCTTCCACCCCAGGAGTTCTCATGAACAAGACTGTCATTCCCCGCGCCGCCCTCCTCGCCACCCTGGCGCTGGCGCTCGCGGCGTGTAACAACCGCAATGCGGACGGTGGCGCGTCCAGCACCCTCGTCGTGCAGGAGAGCGCGGACATCCCGACGCTGGACCCCGGCACGACCTACGACACGGGCAGCGGGCAGGTCGTGGAGAACCTGTACGAGACGCTCGTGACCTACCGGGGCAACAGCCTCTCCGACCTCGACCCCCTGCTGGCGACCGAGTGGGAGACGGGTCAGGATGGGCGCGAGTACC is a genomic window containing:
- the guaB gene encoding IMP dehydrogenase — encoded protein: MTRPTPEATPPAASGQPGSPDARYAYKFGQEGITFDDVLLQPRHSTVLPHEVSVETQLTRRVRLNIPFVSAAMDTVTETAMAVAMAREGGLGILHKNMGVDAQAEMVRKVKRSESGMIVDPITLPPTATVGDAERLMGEYKISGVPITDPTGRLLGIITNRDMRFVGDLGTPITDVMTRENLVTVPVGTTLEEAQEIFKRHRIEKLLVTDAEGFLKGLITIKDLTKRVKYPRAAKDALGRLRVGAAIGVGADLMDRAGALVAAGADVLVLDSAHGHSQGILNALSRVKENFDVDVIAGNIATRAGARDLIFAGADAIKCGIGPGSICTTRIVTGVGVPQITAIFEASAAALEAGIPVIADGGIKQTGDVPKAIAAGASAVMMGSMLAGTDEAPGEVVLRDGRRYKSYRGMGSLGAMDQGSSDRYFQSGSRKFVPEGIEGIIAYRGTAGEVLYQFVGGLRSSMGYCGAPDLDALRDTAQFVRITGASLVESHPHGVTITKESPNYGGK
- the trhA gene encoding PAQR family membrane homeostasis protein TrhA; its protein translation is MKRLLTAPREPVNALTHWGGALAALVVLGPLLWWADARGMSLWPFLVFGLSMVGLYAASASYHSFRGGERGLRWLRKLDHAGIFLLIAGSYTPVAYYGLDGVWRDAVLWVIWGIAVTGIILKLVTMRLPRWVSTLLYVGMGWISLGLLPQLARNLPAAAILWLAVGGVLYSIGAVIYGTRRWNPRPGFGFHEIWHLFVLGGTGAHVAMMFHLR
- a CDS encoding manganese catalase family protein, with product MFLRIDKLQFDLPLPNEKNPNAAATVQELFGGRFGEMSTLMNYMTQSFNFRGKKELKPYYDLISNIAAEELGHIELVAATINALLAGPDVKSREEPVDPTTTPLDFAVGMRNAQNFIAGGPGAMVQDSRNIPWTGDNVFSSGNLVLDLLHNFFLESGARQQKLRVYEAVSDPVAKALTGYLLVRGGVHQVAYAKALETLTGVEMTKMLPVPKIETAKIPESKRLMDQGIHLKLYRFSPSDYTDMGKIWKGPHPDDGQEVFVTDELPNGGETMDSGHDSAEFSPEYSMDEIMEIAKNLHKKSGLAD
- a CDS encoding site-2 protease family protein, with the protein product MLLSLLTTNPAAFVIVALALVLSLTVHEFAHAWSADKLGDSTPRRFGRVTLNPIKHLDPFGTLLLLIAGFGFAKPVPINPRNLGRWGTLWVSAAGPISNILIALIAALLLRFLPSNPVVVTVLLYVLSINIVLAVFNLIPIPLLDGSRIIGALVPSLGRSLAQFEAQPFSFVIVMLFIFIAQGPIGNIIGSVQRWVLGIVGLF
- a CDS encoding CCA tRNA nucleotidyltransferase, which codes for MIGSVGELAARTWAHLQPQDRVWLADLARRAGAGARVALVGGAVRDALLGGTPLDLDVVVEGADAGNLTAGTGLPAVVHPAFGNATLILPDGRHADLVRARRESYPVPGENPVPEPGTLTDDLRRRDFGLNALALVIGPEGGVTLLDEVGGLDDLRARVLRPLHPASFHEDASRLVRGARLAGRLGLEAHPELLRQVQGALAMAERTPRLHAELRLLLGEPRPGRAARVLEEWGAGALLPGGALERLEALDARQEAGQTVPAQAYAAALLSSAPDPDALAARLGLGEKPGSLLARALGDAPAAPTSPEGILRALLRPDAYPVLTGRDVLALGVPPGPAVGAALAHLAALRRAGRVRSLEEERAALSAYLSGHP
- a CDS encoding S1C family serine protease yields the protein MKRPLLAATLVLVGLGLGATLLRDQVPVSGAQTQTQTQSGTQTTGTSAGGQAVNEAAARLQNERNTIDIVGRYEPGLVYITTEQDVVEQDPMAMMFGGGGQTQVRQGVGSGFFVNAQGDILTNYHVVAGDGGSGAAARIRIRVMDREESVPARVIGLAPQYDLALIRAEGLPANLIRPIPLGNSDALKVGQKAVAMGAPFGLEFSVTEGIVSSTARQIPIGFSGSGSGEGITQKAIQTDAAINPGNSGGPLLDSTGRVIGINTQIYSPAGAASGTGQSAGVGFAIPINAAKNLLPRLQAANGGLVFAPRLGITPGLVVQAQGQAIPVGLSALSSEGKRELSLPENGLVVGEVTANSPAARAGLRGAQDAREFPGGQVALGGDVITRVDGEEVDALEDLQAALIDKQEGDTVSLTVVRAGQTRKVNVTLDDSSFSE
- the hslO gene encoding Hsp33 family molecular chaperone HslO; this encodes MTLNTHPQSFLLRGTAAGGTLRFVGIDATAIVEEARTRHHLSKTATAALGRTLAASALLAVVLGKKPDSRVTVRVQGGGSVGWIVAEGSADGRVRGYVREPGADLPLRASDGKLDVSGIVGTEGELAVTRLLDNGEPYTGSVELVSGEIAEDVSTYLGVSEQIPNAVLLGVYEEGGRVARAGGLLVQAMPGVKDETLARLEANVRALGQITDHLRRGSLLETMQTVAEGLDLTLAAEAQSARFQCRCSREKALDSLKFFAPGERQEMIEEGGQEIVCHWCGEHYQMTPAEIATLDAAQERARA